Proteins encoded by one window of Kribbella flavida DSM 17836:
- a CDS encoding ABC transporter permease, whose protein sequence is MTTPLEVEPGAATAQPEAVLKGMGKIEGRSLGQIAWMRLKRDKVAIAGFVVIVLLILMAIFANLIIKLIGHPPNEFNQDLIDTAGGTLAPLGKFGGMSWEHPFGVEPVNGRDIMSRVIYGSRISLLIAFFATLLSVAIGTTMGIVAGFFGGWVDALISRLMDVFLAFPLLVFAIALAGVIPDDAFGLQGDSLRIVLLIFIIGFFNWPYIGRIVRGQTISLREREFVDAARSLGARRPYVLFTELLPNLIAPILVYATLLIPTNILFEAALSFLGVGVRAPTATWGGMLSDAVTFYTMPHFMLWPGLAIFITVLAFNLFGDGLRDALDPRSR, encoded by the coding sequence GTGACGACACCACTCGAGGTCGAGCCCGGGGCGGCAACGGCGCAGCCTGAAGCCGTGCTCAAAGGTATGGGCAAGATCGAGGGACGTTCGCTCGGTCAGATCGCCTGGATGCGGCTGAAGCGGGACAAGGTCGCGATCGCCGGTTTCGTGGTCATCGTGCTGCTGATCCTGATGGCGATCTTCGCGAACCTGATCATCAAGCTGATCGGGCACCCGCCGAACGAGTTCAACCAGGACCTGATCGACACCGCGGGCGGCACGCTGGCCCCGCTCGGCAAGTTCGGCGGGATGAGCTGGGAACACCCGTTCGGGGTGGAGCCGGTCAACGGCCGCGACATCATGAGCCGGGTCATCTACGGGTCCCGGATCTCGCTGCTGATCGCGTTCTTCGCGACCCTGCTGTCGGTGGCGATCGGCACCACGATGGGCATCGTGGCCGGCTTCTTCGGCGGCTGGGTCGATGCGCTGATCAGCCGGTTGATGGACGTCTTCCTGGCCTTCCCGCTGCTGGTCTTCGCGATCGCGCTGGCCGGGGTCATCCCCGACGACGCGTTCGGTCTGCAGGGGGACTCCTTGCGGATCGTGCTGCTGATCTTCATCATCGGCTTCTTCAACTGGCCTTACATCGGCCGGATCGTGCGGGGCCAGACGATCTCGCTGCGCGAACGCGAGTTCGTGGACGCGGCCCGCAGCCTGGGCGCGCGCCGGCCGTACGTCCTGTTCACCGAGCTGCTGCCGAACCTGATCGCGCCGATCCTGGTGTATGCCACGCTGCTGATCCCGACCAACATCCTGTTCGAGGCCGCGCTGTCGTTCCTCGGGGTGGGCGTGCGCGCCCCCACGGCCACCTGGGGCGGCATGCTGTCCGACGCGGTCACCTTCTACACCATGCCGCACTTCATGCTGTGGCCCGGTCTGGCCATCTTCATCACGGTACTGGCCTTCAACCTGTTCGGCGACGGACTCCGCGACGCGCTCGATCCGCGGTCCCGATGA
- a CDS encoding class I SAM-dependent DNA methyltransferase — MRDFDPAAAFGPAVSSWYDQTPRGDEDVTVALLAELAHGDSALEFAVGTGRIALPLAERGLRVDGVELSTDMIDQLRSKPGGAELTVLHGDMTTTTTGRTYPLVYLVFNTIFNLLTQDDQIRCFENAARHLGDDGVFLVEAAVPSAWLPSNQYVNAERVESSFVVLDVCRYDPVTQILDENHVRLDGAGVHLAPISCRLAWPSELDLMARLAGLRLVDRWAGWEREPYTGEGRHVSIYGR; from the coding sequence ATGCGAGATTTCGATCCGGCCGCCGCCTTCGGGCCCGCTGTCTCCAGCTGGTACGACCAGACCCCGCGCGGCGACGAGGACGTGACGGTCGCGTTGCTGGCCGAGCTGGCGCACGGAGACTCCGCGCTGGAGTTCGCCGTCGGGACCGGGCGGATCGCGCTCCCGCTGGCCGAACGCGGCCTCCGGGTCGACGGCGTCGAACTCTCGACGGACATGATCGACCAGTTGCGCAGCAAGCCGGGCGGCGCGGAGCTGACCGTGCTGCACGGTGACATGACCACCACCACGACCGGCCGGACCTATCCGCTCGTCTACCTGGTCTTCAACACGATCTTCAACCTGCTCACCCAGGACGACCAGATCCGCTGCTTCGAGAACGCCGCCCGGCATCTCGGCGACGACGGCGTCTTCCTGGTCGAGGCCGCCGTGCCGAGCGCCTGGCTGCCGAGCAACCAGTACGTCAACGCCGAACGCGTCGAGTCGTCGTTCGTGGTGCTGGACGTGTGCCGGTACGACCCGGTGACCCAGATCCTCGACGAGAACCACGTCCGGCTGGACGGCGCGGGCGTGCACCTGGCTCCGATCTCCTGCCGGCTGGCCTGGCCGTCCGAGCTCGACCTGATGGCGCGCCTGGCCGGCCTTCGCCTGGTCGACCGCTGGGCCGGCTGGGAGCGCGAGCCGTACACCGGCGAAGGACGGCACGTCTCGATCTACGGCCGCTGA
- a CDS encoding RNA polymerase sigma factor, translated as MHRVRGGDSTAYAELVNRHARVAQRMAVLLGAGADADDVVQESFVKAYRALGGFRVDSAFRPWLLRIVANETRNVVRSRGRRARREELAAVPDEVLDPAAVALSAERRRELLDALKALPEQYRLVVTCRYLLELDEQETATVLGWPRGTVKSRLHRALGRLRSQLPDKEVQR; from the coding sequence GTGCACCGGGTCCGGGGTGGTGACTCCACCGCCTACGCGGAGCTGGTGAACCGCCATGCCCGGGTGGCGCAGCGGATGGCCGTGCTGCTGGGCGCGGGAGCGGATGCGGACGACGTGGTGCAGGAGTCGTTCGTGAAGGCGTACCGCGCACTCGGCGGCTTCCGGGTGGACTCGGCGTTCCGGCCGTGGCTGCTGCGCATCGTCGCGAACGAGACGCGCAACGTGGTCCGGTCGCGGGGACGCCGAGCGCGCCGGGAGGAGCTGGCCGCTGTCCCCGACGAGGTGCTCGATCCGGCGGCGGTGGCGCTGTCGGCGGAGCGCCGGCGCGAGCTGCTCGACGCGTTGAAGGCTCTGCCCGAGCAGTACCGGTTGGTGGTCACCTGCCGCTACCTGCTCGAGCTGGACGAGCAGGAGACCGCGACAGTACTCGGCTGGCCGCGCGGCACCGTCAAGTCGCGCCTCCACCGGGCGCTGGGACGGCTGCGGAGCCAACTACCCGACAAGGAGGTGCAGCGATGA
- a CDS encoding HAD family hydrolase, translating to MTLRAVLWDMDGTLVDSEPVWARVQIDLLGSLGAQWTVEDCVSLVGSDLRDAVRAWMARIPAGAITAEELAERMFSQVLESLGREVEFRPGALELLQALAKEEVPCALVSASYRVMIDAVLRHVPDGLFQVIVAGDEVEHGKPHPEPYLTAARALGVDPADCVVVEDSPAGTAAGTAAGAFVVAVPQWVTIPDAPRRLVVSSLEPLSPEALRDLLR from the coding sequence ATGACCCTGCGCGCCGTCCTCTGGGACATGGACGGGACGCTGGTGGACAGCGAGCCGGTGTGGGCCCGGGTGCAGATCGACCTGCTCGGTTCGCTCGGCGCCCAGTGGACGGTCGAGGACTGCGTCAGCCTGGTCGGCAGCGACCTGCGGGACGCGGTGCGCGCCTGGATGGCCCGGATCCCGGCCGGCGCGATCACCGCCGAGGAGCTGGCCGAGCGGATGTTCAGCCAGGTCCTGGAGTCGCTGGGCCGGGAGGTCGAGTTCCGTCCCGGCGCGCTGGAGCTGCTGCAGGCGCTGGCGAAGGAAGAGGTGCCCTGCGCGCTGGTCTCCGCGTCGTACCGGGTGATGATCGATGCCGTGCTGCGGCACGTGCCGGACGGGTTGTTCCAGGTGATCGTGGCGGGCGACGAGGTCGAGCACGGCAAGCCGCACCCCGAGCCGTACCTGACGGCCGCCCGCGCGCTCGGCGTGGATCCGGCCGACTGCGTGGTGGTCGAGGACTCGCCGGCCGGCACGGCCGCGGGCACGGCGGCCGGCGCGTTCGTGGTGGCGGTGCCGCAGTGGGTGACGATCCCGGACGCGCCGCGCCGGCTGGTGGTCTCCTCGCTGGAGCCGCTGTCCCCGGAGGCGCTGCGCGACCTGCTCCGCTGA
- a CDS encoding ABC transporter substrate-binding protein, whose translation MKVFKRRLAAVAAAGVLAGTLAACGDKSGGPAPQQTGEPERKLTFTVATTDTVTSLDPAGPYDLGARTLQANLFQTLLTITADKPTPVPDAADCQYDAPTVYTCSLKSGLTFPNGHELTSSDVKFSFDRMLRLKTPGGAAPLFGSLAAVSTPDELTAVFTLKKPDARLPYLLTTTAASIVDEQSYPAAKLVNDKAVGSGPYQLTAYQPGRSAELTKFKAYRGPRAAQNDGIDLTLVRDSAALSAAVTSGKADLAFHGFGATDLDKLRAGDKVQVVEAPSAEIRYFSFHFKSPVARRPAVRRAVAQLIDRAAIAKKAYADQVTPLYSVVPPGFGGHVEAFRAEYKEPNKAAAAAILREGGVTAPVPLTLGWTPVRYGPGAKAEVTELKRQLDASGLFRVTLRSVERPRYEQLARSGAFDLYHSGWMPDYPDSDDYLAPFVREGALHQNGYKSQTANKLLDQEVAAQNQLERERLLATVQGVVAHDAPLVPSWQGRLTVVAGKDVENLPSTLNALSYVTFSALKK comes from the coding sequence GTGAAGGTGTTCAAGCGTCGTCTCGCGGCGGTCGCCGCGGCCGGCGTGCTGGCCGGAACGCTCGCGGCCTGCGGCGACAAGTCGGGCGGTCCGGCGCCCCAGCAGACCGGTGAACCGGAGCGCAAGCTCACCTTCACGGTCGCCACCACCGACACCGTCACCTCGCTGGACCCGGCCGGGCCCTACGATCTCGGCGCCCGCACCCTGCAGGCGAATCTCTTCCAGACCCTGCTGACGATCACCGCGGACAAGCCGACCCCGGTGCCGGACGCCGCCGACTGCCAGTACGACGCGCCGACGGTCTACACCTGCAGCCTGAAAAGCGGCCTGACCTTCCCGAACGGCCACGAGCTGACCTCGTCCGACGTGAAGTTCAGCTTCGACCGGATGCTGCGGCTGAAGACCCCCGGCGGCGCCGCCCCGTTGTTCGGCTCGCTCGCCGCGGTGAGCACGCCCGACGAGCTGACCGCGGTGTTCACGCTGAAGAAGCCGGACGCCCGGCTGCCGTACCTGCTGACCACGACCGCGGCCTCGATCGTCGACGAGCAGTCCTACCCGGCGGCCAAGCTGGTCAACGACAAGGCGGTGGGCAGCGGACCGTACCAGCTGACGGCGTACCAGCCCGGCCGGAGCGCGGAGCTGACGAAGTTCAAGGCGTACCGCGGACCGCGGGCCGCGCAGAACGACGGCATCGACCTCACCCTGGTGCGGGACTCGGCGGCGCTCTCCGCCGCGGTCACCAGTGGCAAGGCCGACCTGGCCTTCCACGGGTTCGGCGCGACCGACCTGGACAAGCTGCGGGCCGGCGACAAGGTGCAGGTGGTCGAGGCGCCGTCGGCCGAGATCCGCTACTTCTCCTTCCACTTCAAGTCCCCGGTCGCCCGCCGGCCCGCCGTACGCCGTGCGGTCGCGCAGCTGATCGACCGGGCCGCGATCGCGAAGAAGGCCTACGCAGACCAGGTGACGCCGCTGTACTCGGTGGTGCCGCCCGGGTTCGGCGGTCACGTCGAGGCGTTCCGCGCGGAGTACAAGGAGCCGAACAAGGCCGCCGCGGCCGCGATCCTGCGCGAGGGCGGAGTCACCGCTCCGGTGCCGCTGACACTCGGCTGGACTCCGGTGCGGTACGGCCCGGGCGCCAAGGCCGAAGTGACCGAGCTCAAGCGGCAGCTGGACGCGTCAGGGCTGTTCCGGGTGACGCTGCGCAGCGTCGAGCGGCCGCGGTACGAGCAGCTGGCGCGCAGCGGGGCCTTCGACCTGTACCACTCCGGCTGGATGCCCGACTACCCGGACTCCGACGACTACCTGGCACCGTTCGTGCGCGAGGGCGCGCTCCACCAGAACGGCTACAAGTCGCAGACCGCGAACAAACTGCTCGACCAGGAAGTCGCCGCACAGAACCAGCTGGAGCGGGAAAGGCTGCTCGCCACCGTGCAAGGCGTGGTCGCGCACGACGCCCCGCTGGTGCCGAGCTGGCAGGGCCGGCTCACGGTGGTCGCGGGCAAGGACGTGGAGAACCTGCCGTCGACGCTGAACGCGTTGTCGTACGTCACCTTTTCGGCCCTGAAAAAGTAA
- a CDS encoding ABC transporter ATP-binding protein, whose translation MTDSQPFLEVRDLKVHFPTDDGLVKSVDGLSFALERGKTLGIVGESGSGKSVTSLSIMGLHKGGSARISGEVLLDGQELVGASAEEVRLLRGKRMAMIFQDPLSAMHPYYTVGHQIIEAYRVHNQVTKAVARKHAIDMLDRVGIPQPDRRVDAYPHQFSGGMRQRAMIAMALSCDPDLLIADEPTTALDVTVQAQILDLIRDLQSEFNSAVIIITHDLGVVAELADDIQVMYAGRAIEYGTAEDIFERPQHPYTWGLLGSMPRIDRERTERLIPIKGTPPSLINPPPGCPFNPRCNYSELNGGQSETERPELLEIGAGHKVACHLDPARRQQIWDTEIKPKL comes from the coding sequence ATGACCGACTCCCAGCCTTTCCTCGAGGTCCGTGACCTCAAGGTGCACTTCCCGACCGACGACGGCCTGGTCAAGTCCGTCGACGGTCTGTCGTTCGCGCTGGAGCGGGGCAAGACGCTCGGCATCGTGGGCGAGTCCGGCTCCGGCAAGAGCGTGACCAGCCTGTCGATCATGGGCCTGCACAAAGGCGGCTCGGCGCGGATCAGCGGCGAGGTCCTGCTGGACGGGCAGGAGCTCGTCGGTGCCTCCGCCGAGGAGGTCCGGCTGCTGCGCGGCAAGCGGATGGCGATGATTTTCCAGGACCCGCTGTCGGCGATGCACCCGTACTACACGGTCGGGCACCAGATCATCGAGGCCTACCGGGTCCACAACCAGGTGACCAAGGCGGTCGCGCGCAAGCACGCGATCGACATGCTCGACCGGGTCGGTATTCCGCAGCCGGACCGGCGGGTGGACGCCTACCCGCACCAGTTCTCCGGCGGCATGCGGCAGCGCGCGATGATCGCGATGGCGCTGTCCTGCGACCCCGACCTGCTGATCGCCGACGAGCCGACCACCGCGCTCGACGTCACCGTGCAGGCGCAGATCCTGGACCTGATCCGGGACCTGCAGAGCGAGTTCAACTCCGCGGTCATCATCATCACCCACGACCTCGGCGTGGTCGCCGAGCTGGCCGACGACATCCAGGTGATGTACGCCGGCCGGGCGATCGAGTACGGCACCGCCGAGGACATCTTCGAGCGGCCGCAGCATCCCTACACCTGGGGACTGCTGGGTTCGATGCCGCGGATCGACCGGGAGCGCACGGAGCGGCTGATCCCGATCAAGGGCACGCCGCCCAGTCTGATCAACCCGCCGCCCGGCTGCCCGTTCAACCCGCGCTGCAACTACTCGGAGCTGAACGGCGGGCAGAGCGAGACCGAGCGGCCGGAGCTGCTGGAGATCGGCGCCGGGCACAAGGTGGCCTGCCACCTCGACCCGGCCCGTCGCCAGCAGATCTGGGACACCGAGATCAAGCCGAAGCTGTGA
- a CDS encoding sigma factor-like helix-turn-helix DNA-binding protein, translating into MARRSHGTVVHTDDIAARHWLWSGLQALPPRQRDVLVLRYYEARTETEAADILGCSVPAIKRRTNHGLRRLSSHLGPDAVLIMQRVAR; encoded by the coding sequence ATGGCACGGCGCAGTCACGGCACGGTGGTGCACACGGACGACATCGCGGCACGGCACTGGCTCTGGTCCGGGCTGCAGGCCCTGCCCCCACGCCAGCGCGACGTGCTCGTCCTGCGCTACTACGAGGCCCGCACCGAGACCGAAGCCGCCGACATCCTCGGCTGCTCGGTCCCGGCGATCAAACGCCGCACCAACCACGGCCTCCGCCGCCTCAGCTCCCACCTCGGCCCCGACGCCGTCCTGATCATGCAACGCGTCGCCCGCTAG
- a CDS encoding ABC transporter permease, which produces MITYIIRRLIAAAGLLVIVSAVTFSIFYLVPRWAGATPETLATRYVGRAATEDTVKLTAERLGLYDPIAVQYWNWAKGVVVGAEYDYGAGVERCPAPCLGYSFITKQPVWPELLDRIPVTLSLAVGASLLWLLAGVATGVLSALKRGSIFDRAAMTVALAGVSLPIFFTGLISLAFFSYRLGWTQPGGTFVPFTDNPYLWAQALILPWVTLAFLFSAQYARHTRAGMLETMNEDYIRTARAKGLPERTVVVQHGLRGALTPILTIFGLDLGLLLGGAVLTEKTFSLPGLGKYAVDGIVANDLPKILGVTLVAAVFIVLANLIVDLLYAVVDPRVRAK; this is translated from the coding sequence GTGATCACATACATCATCAGGCGGCTGATCGCGGCTGCGGGTCTGCTCGTCATCGTCAGCGCGGTGACGTTCTCGATCTTCTACCTGGTCCCGCGGTGGGCCGGCGCGACGCCCGAGACTCTGGCGACCCGCTACGTCGGCCGAGCAGCCACCGAGGACACGGTCAAGCTGACCGCCGAGCGGCTCGGTCTGTACGACCCGATTGCAGTGCAGTACTGGAACTGGGCCAAGGGTGTCGTCGTCGGCGCCGAGTACGACTACGGCGCCGGAGTCGAGCGCTGCCCGGCGCCCTGTCTCGGCTACTCCTTCATCACCAAGCAGCCGGTGTGGCCCGAGCTGCTGGACCGAATACCGGTGACGTTGTCGCTGGCCGTGGGGGCATCGCTGCTCTGGTTGCTGGCCGGCGTCGCGACCGGTGTGCTGTCGGCGCTGAAACGCGGCTCGATCTTCGACCGCGCCGCGATGACGGTGGCCCTGGCCGGGGTGTCACTACCGATTTTCTTCACCGGCCTGATCTCCCTGGCTTTCTTCAGTTATCGCTTGGGCTGGACCCAACCCGGTGGAACCTTCGTTCCCTTCACCGACAATCCGTACCTGTGGGCGCAGGCGCTGATCCTGCCCTGGGTCACGCTCGCGTTCCTCTTCTCTGCGCAGTACGCCCGGCACACCCGGGCCGGCATGCTCGAGACGATGAACGAGGACTACATCCGGACGGCCCGGGCCAAGGGTCTGCCGGAGCGAACGGTTGTCGTCCAGCACGGACTGCGCGGTGCGCTGACGCCGATCCTCACCATCTTCGGTCTGGACCTCGGACTGCTGCTCGGCGGCGCGGTACTGACCGAGAAGACGTTCTCCCTGCCGGGGCTCGGCAAGTACGCGGTCGACGGCATCGTCGCCAACGACCTGCCGAAGATCCTCGGTGTGACGCTGGTCGCCGCGGTGTTCATCGTGCTGGCGAACCTGATCGTCGACCTCCTGTACGCCGTTGTCGACCCGAGGGTGCGCGCCAAATGA
- a CDS encoding ABC transporter substrate-binding protein gives MSIKRLRTVAALSAVAALALSACGGGAGNDNANGSGGAKNEFNAALTEVVNPSDKKGGTVKMGHSDTWDSLDPGETYYGYAWNFARLYGRSLLMFKPAPGKASNELVPDLAEGLGVPSEGGKTWTYKIRKGVKFDDGTEVKAKDVKHAVLRSTDKETFPNGPAYFEAFLNLPAGYKGPYKSKGVNTDSAISTPDDYTIAFHLKNAFGGFDYLAQLTQTMPVPEAKDTGAKYRNTIVSSGPYKFANLQPDKSFELVRNEQWDQATDPNRKALPDKYEVALKVNADDIDNRIISGDLDIDVSGTGVQPASLSKVLTDPALKAQSDNPTMSRLWYTSINPTVPPLNNVECRKAVQYAMDKTSYQTAYGGAFSGGDLATTIMPPAIPGYEKFDLYPAGQDNKGDLDKAKQALTACGQPNGFSTNMAYRSDRPREKATAEAFQQALKRVGINLTLKGYPSGDYFSQYAGNPPFVVANKIGLAANGWGADWNDGFGFLSQIVDSRVIRPTGGSSNTSVRIPEVDKMLDAAIAETDTAKREKLWAPIDKRVMEEAVIYPGVYAKSLLLRPKNLSNVFISDAFNMYDYLSLGVK, from the coding sequence ATGAGCATCAAACGACTGAGAACGGTTGCCGCGTTGTCGGCGGTCGCCGCTCTGGCGCTGTCCGCCTGTGGCGGCGGTGCCGGCAACGACAACGCGAACGGATCCGGTGGCGCGAAGAACGAGTTCAACGCGGCGCTGACCGAGGTGGTGAACCCTTCTGACAAGAAGGGCGGAACCGTCAAGATGGGGCACTCGGACACCTGGGACAGCTTGGACCCGGGGGAGACCTACTACGGCTACGCCTGGAACTTCGCCCGGCTGTACGGCCGCTCGCTGCTGATGTTCAAGCCGGCTCCCGGCAAGGCGTCCAACGAACTGGTTCCGGACCTGGCCGAGGGCCTCGGCGTGCCGAGCGAGGGTGGCAAGACCTGGACCTACAAGATCCGCAAGGGCGTCAAGTTCGACGACGGCACCGAGGTCAAGGCCAAGGATGTCAAGCACGCGGTGCTGCGGTCGACCGACAAGGAGACCTTCCCCAACGGTCCGGCGTACTTCGAGGCGTTCCTGAACCTGCCGGCCGGCTACAAGGGTCCGTACAAGTCGAAGGGTGTGAACACCGACTCGGCGATCAGCACCCCGGACGACTACACCATCGCCTTCCACCTGAAGAACGCTTTCGGTGGCTTCGACTACCTGGCGCAGCTGACCCAGACGATGCCGGTACCGGAGGCCAAGGACACCGGCGCCAAGTACCGCAACACGATTGTCTCCAGCGGCCCGTACAAGTTTGCGAACCTGCAGCCCGACAAGTCGTTCGAGCTCGTCCGCAACGAGCAGTGGGACCAGGCGACCGACCCGAACCGCAAGGCGCTGCCGGACAAGTACGAGGTCGCGCTGAAGGTCAACGCCGATGACATCGACAACCGGATCATCTCCGGTGACCTCGACATCGACGTTTCCGGTACCGGTGTCCAGCCCGCCTCGCTGAGCAAGGTGCTGACCGATCCGGCGCTGAAGGCGCAGTCGGACAACCCCACCATGTCGCGCCTGTGGTACACCTCGATCAACCCGACGGTTCCCCCGCTGAACAACGTCGAGTGCCGCAAGGCGGTCCAGTACGCCATGGACAAGACCAGCTACCAGACCGCCTACGGAGGCGCGTTCTCCGGTGGTGACCTGGCCACGACGATCATGCCGCCGGCGATCCCGGGCTACGAGAAGTTCGACCTGTACCCGGCCGGTCAGGACAACAAGGGCGACCTCGACAAGGCCAAGCAGGCGCTCACCGCGTGCGGTCAGCCGAACGGCTTCAGCACCAACATGGCCTATCGCTCCGACCGGCCCCGTGAGAAGGCAACCGCCGAGGCGTTCCAGCAGGCGCTGAAGCGGGTCGGAATCAACCTCACCCTGAAGGGCTACCCGTCCGGCGACTACTTCTCGCAGTACGCGGGCAACCCGCCGTTCGTCGTCGCGAACAAGATCGGTCTGGCCGCCAACGGCTGGGGCGCCGACTGGAACGACGGCTTCGGTTTCCTTTCGCAGATCGTCGACAGCCGGGTCATCCGGCCGACCGGTGGTTCGTCCAACACCAGTGTCCGGATCCCTGAGGTCGACAAGATGCTGGACGCCGCGATCGCCGAAACAGACACCGCCAAGCGCGAGAAGCTGTGGGCGCCGATCGACAAGCGGGTGATGGAAGAGGCTGTGATCTACCCGGGCGTGTACGCCAAGAGCCTGCTGCTGCGGCCGAAGAACCTCAGCAACGTCTTCATCAGCGACGCGTTCAACATGTACGACTACCTGAGCCTGGGTGTGAAGTAG
- a CDS encoding ABC transporter ATP-binding protein, producing the protein MTTAETEPVAPAVAEGDPLLSVTNLTKHFPIRRGLLQRQVGAVQAVDGLDFTVRKGETLSLVGESGCGKTTTGRLLTRLLEPTDGKIVFEGHDISHLRDGRMRPLRRDVQMIFQDPYGSLNPRHTVGKIVGAPYRLQGVKPEGGVKKTVQELLELVGLSPEHYNRYPHEFSGGQRQRIGIARTLALRPKLIVADEPVSALDVSIQAQVVNLLEDLQTEFDLTYVMIAHDLSVVRHVSDRVAVMYLGKIVELADRVNLYESPMHPYTLALLSAVPIPDTKRKTERERIRLQGDVPSPINPPPACRFHTRCWKAQDICKTIEPPLVQLAPGHQSACHFPENATEEQAAAALKAAETMPGKDSVTA; encoded by the coding sequence GTGACCACTGCTGAAACCGAACCCGTCGCGCCTGCCGTGGCGGAGGGCGACCCGCTGCTGTCGGTGACGAACCTGACCAAGCACTTCCCGATCCGGCGCGGCCTGCTGCAGCGCCAGGTCGGCGCCGTGCAGGCCGTCGACGGCCTCGACTTCACCGTCCGCAAGGGCGAGACGCTGTCGCTGGTGGGGGAGTCGGGCTGCGGCAAGACCACCACCGGCCGGCTGCTGACCCGGCTGCTGGAGCCGACCGACGGCAAGATCGTCTTCGAGGGCCACGACATCAGCCATCTCCGCGACGGCCGGATGCGGCCGCTGCGGCGCGACGTGCAGATGATCTTCCAGGACCCGTACGGGTCGCTGAACCCCCGGCACACCGTCGGCAAGATCGTCGGCGCGCCGTACCGGCTGCAGGGCGTGAAGCCCGAGGGCGGGGTCAAGAAGACCGTTCAGGAGCTGCTCGAGCTGGTCGGTCTGAGCCCGGAGCACTACAACCGGTACCCGCACGAGTTCTCCGGCGGCCAGCGGCAGCGGATCGGGATCGCCCGGACGCTGGCGCTGCGTCCGAAGCTGATCGTCGCCGACGAGCCGGTCTCCGCGCTCGACGTGTCGATCCAGGCGCAGGTGGTGAACCTGCTGGAGGACCTGCAGACCGAGTTCGACCTGACGTACGTGATGATCGCGCACGACCTGTCCGTGGTCCGGCACGTCTCGGACCGGGTCGCGGTGATGTACCTGGGCAAGATCGTCGAGCTGGCCGACCGGGTCAACCTGTACGAGAGCCCGATGCACCCGTACACGCTGGCGCTGCTGTCGGCGGTCCCGATCCCCGACACCAAGCGCAAGACCGAGCGGGAGCGCATCCGCCTGCAGGGCGACGTCCCCAGCCCGATCAACCCGCCGCCGGCCTGCCGCTTCCACACCCGCTGCTGGAAGGCCCAGGACATCTGCAAGACCATCGAACCCCCGCTGGTCCAGCTCGCTCCTGGCCACCAGTCGGCCTGCCACTTCCCGGAGAACGCCACCGAGGAACAGGCCGCCGCAGCCCTCAAGGCCGCCGAGACCATGCCCGGCAAGGACTCGGTCACGGCCTGA
- a CDS encoding PAC2 family protein, which produces MVDLANLRDPVVIAAFEGWNDAAEAATGAVDHLIEQWNAELVTAIDPEDYYDFQVVRPTVAFDDEGVRRLTWPTTRVFLARPADTDRDVLLIRGIEPNMRWRTFCRELLALVDESNAQLVVVLGALLADSPHTRPIPVSASSSDPELTAAWSLEPSTYEGPTGITGVFADLCGTLGVPAVSIWSAIPHYIAGTACPKASLALLGKVEALLDLPIPEGELPELARAWQRGADELSEEDPEVAEYVASLEEQRDTTDLPEASGDAIAEEFERYLRRRNNNRPD; this is translated from the coding sequence GTGGTAGACCTCGCGAATCTGCGGGACCCGGTCGTGATCGCCGCGTTCGAGGGCTGGAACGACGCGGCCGAGGCGGCCACCGGAGCGGTGGACCACCTGATCGAGCAGTGGAACGCCGAGCTGGTCACCGCGATCGACCCCGAGGACTACTACGACTTCCAGGTCGTGCGCCCCACCGTCGCCTTCGACGACGAGGGCGTCCGCCGGCTGACCTGGCCGACCACCCGGGTGTTCCTGGCCCGGCCGGCCGACACCGACCGCGACGTGCTGCTGATCCGCGGCATCGAGCCGAACATGCGCTGGCGCACCTTCTGCCGCGAGCTGCTCGCGCTGGTCGACGAGTCCAACGCGCAACTCGTGGTCGTGCTCGGCGCGCTGCTCGCCGACTCGCCGCACACCCGGCCGATCCCGGTCAGCGCCTCGTCGTCGGACCCGGAGCTGACCGCGGCGTGGAGCCTGGAGCCGTCGACGTACGAAGGGCCGACCGGCATCACCGGCGTGTTCGCCGACCTCTGCGGCACGCTCGGCGTGCCGGCGGTGTCGATCTGGTCCGCGATCCCGCACTACATCGCCGGTACGGCGTGCCCGAAGGCGTCCCTCGCCCTGCTGGGCAAGGTCGAGGCCCTGCTGGACCTGCCGATTCCCGAGGGCGAGCTGCCCGAGCTCGCCCGGGCCTGGCAGCGCGGGGCCGACGAGCTCAGCGAGGAGGACCCCGAGGTGGCCGAGTACGTCGCCAGCCTCGAGGAGCAGCGCGACACCACCGACCTGCCCGAGGCCTCCGGCGACGCCATCGCCGAGGAGTTCGAGCGCTACCTCAGGCGCCGCAACAACAACCGCCCGGACTGA